Proteins co-encoded in one Gossypium arboreum isolate Shixiya-1 chromosome 11, ASM2569848v2, whole genome shotgun sequence genomic window:
- the LOC108471961 gene encoding uncharacterized protein LOC108471961 produces the protein MSREGRDYPITKETEARVRLDGMREVDEDVTSTGQFEAQLKRARSVPARVFGLSRKFTSEISALPENHRVESSSSTNKKLTSKSKSIIHPLFSLFDVRRKKKPTAKPEFGRYIEYLKEGGMWDMNANMPVMYYK, from the exons ATGTCGAGGGAAGGACGTGACTACCCAATCACCAAGGAAACTGAAGCCAGAGTCAGACTCGACGGAATGCGCG AAGTTGATGAGGATGTTACGAGCACTGGCCAGTTCGAAGCACAGTTGAAGAGGGCTCGAAGCGTGCCTGCCAGAGTTTTTGGTTTATCAAGAAAGTTTACTTCTGAAATATCGGCCTTGCCAGAGAATCATCGAGTGGAATCCTCTTCATCGACTAACAAAAAACTTACTTCCAAGTCCAAGAGTATTATTCACCCACTTTTCAGCCTCTTCGATGTTCGTCGTAAGAAGAAACCAACAGCAAAACCAGAATTTGGTAGGTATATAGAGTATTTGAAGGAAGGAGGGATGTGGGACATGAATGCTAATATGCCTGTCATGTACTACAAATGA